In Rutidosis leptorrhynchoides isolate AG116_Rl617_1_P2 chromosome 6, CSIRO_AGI_Rlap_v1, whole genome shotgun sequence, the DNA window TGATAAGACAAAAGTGCCGCGGCGGCGAAATTAGGGTTTTTTTTGGGGGTTTGTTTTAATCAAAGCGGTTAAGGGTTAGTGAGTAGTTTTTTTGGTTGTTATTATAAATTAACGACGCGTTATTTGATTCGAGAGTGGTTAAATTGTCCGGAGAAACCTTAGGGTTTCAATTTTTGTGGTGGTTTGGGTTCTAGGGTTTGTTTATCTGTAATGGTGTGGGGTAATTAATCAATAAAGAAGGCTATGTTTTGTTGATCTTTTATTCTGATTTAGTTTCTGAGTTTGAGCAGTTGGAAGTGGAACCTTAGTGTATATAAAGTTCAAGGAGATAGTTTTGAATTCTTTAATTGGATAGTTTTGGTTGTCGTTTTGAAGGATTAGAACTTTAGCTGAAAGGCAGTATTCATAGTTGGAGTGAACAGGTTAAATTGATTATCTTGATTAGTTAGGCGAAGTATCGGAGTTTGAGAATTTTAACTCTGATGCATTTTGGGAAATTTTGGTTTGTTTCATATGATGTTTGGTAGTAATTATGGAAAAAACTGAGCCAACATTTGTACCTCAATGGTTAAAAAGTAGTGGAGGCTTAagcacaacatcatcatcatcatcatcatcatcatcgcacTCTGGTAAGTAATATATTCATGTTGTTTTTCTAATGATCTTGGTGTTATTGGTTATAAATGATGAAATTTTTtactatatatgaatatatgatggTGTTTTTTGATGTAGATGAACAAGGTGTCTTGAAGTCTCCGAGAAACAAGTCATTGGATAGCAATTTAGGATGGCCTTCCGGGTCAGATCGAACAACCTCGTCTTATCTTCGCCGTCCTTCTAGTAGTAATGGTTCGGCCAATTTAAGATCTTACAGTAGTTTTAACAAGAACAACCATCGTGATAGGGATATACGTGAACTTAGGAATAAAGACAAGTCAGGAAACTGGCATCGGGATTATACTGATCCTTTAGACAACATTTTGCCAAGTAGATTTGAAAAAGACGGGTTAAGACGGTCACATTCAAGCTTATCTGGAAAACGTGGTGAGTCTTCCTGGCCTAGAAAGGTAGCAAGTGACTTTACTCTTGCGAATAAAAGTAGCCACAATAATGGTTCCACTAGTAGTGTAAAGACATCATTTGAGAGGGATTTTCCGTCTCTCGAAAAACATGCCGATTCTGATATTGGGCCGGTCCCGTCACCTGGATTGAGCTCTGCTATTCAAAGCTTGCCAATTGGTAGTTCTGGTGTGATTGGTGGGGACGGTTGGACCTCTGCTCTGGCTGAGGTGCCAGTAATTGTTGGTAGCAATGGTAACAGCACATCGGTTGCACAACCACCTCAACCAAGTTCAGTCTCTGCAACTGTAGGAGTTACGGGTGGTCGCAATATGGCTGAAACTCTGGCCCATGGTCCTCCGCGAACTCAGGCTGCTCCCCAGGTAGTTTTAATGTTGCCATTTATAATCTTCTTTATTCTGTTTGTTTGAATAAATATGGACAAAGAGTGTCTCTGTGGGCCAACCAACTGACTGAGCCCGTTTTGACTGTTAGACCACcccctatggttagttacccgcccattacccgctcattacccgtaactaaccataggcaccacttatttacccgcgttagttacccgctttcaccatagatttaacggaagagttataggaattgcgggtcccagtgctttttattgttggacttgatgctttattgcttgtacgttgtatattaagaggagtattgttttagccatgatagggagtgtttagttatgagttagttataggatattggtgttgatgtggcgctgatgtggaaggttaagaggatgaatagtttagttacgatagggagtggccttaatAAATTATTATTCGTCTTTACTTGATTCCCTTTTGATCCGTGACGTAATGCATACATTGTTCACCTGTAGTACACTATTTAGATATTTGTTTACATGTTTTTTGTTATTAATTGTAGGTGGCTGTTGGAGCTCAAAGGTTGGAAGAGCTTGCTGTTAAGCAATCTAGACAGCTAATTCCCATGACTCCTCCTATGCCTAAAGCCCTGGTAAAAATTTTGTTGGCCCGCTGCTTTGATTTTGTTTAGCTTATAATATGTCTTCTAAGTAAATAGAATACCGTCATTTATATTTAATGGTTTTTATGCTCTGTTTTAAGTAGTTTATAGAATCTATGTTGTTGTGGCCTGTAGAAGTAGGTCCTTTGATAAACAAGTCTCAAAAGACTTTATATCATTTTGGAGGGCTTTATTTTTCCTCCATAAAAGTTGACAATGATGATTTCGTGGAACCAACACGTTACATTTATAAATGAAGAAGATTCGGTATTTAATAGGTCAATAATAAATGTAATCAGTGACGTACTTTCATCATCGATAAATTCGTTTAATATCTCGACGATGTTATAACTAGTGACTGTGTGTTATGTACAAAAAAGGAAGTGCAATTAGTCCTTAATAAATCATTGAAACTCCATTAAAGAGAGTAAAAAGGGTAGCAAAAAAGATAATGGGGGAGGAAGGGATGTTTCACATTGGCCTGATTCGTATTTAGTACTACTAGATCTATAGATAGAAGAAATGTTGTGACATAGGGAATCTGAAAGATATATTGGTGCTGATAGGATAAATATGTGTCATATTAAAATTGAAAATTCATAATGATTTCATCAAATTTACCTTTTTGTGATTTATGTGTCATATTAAAGTTGACGTTATACGCTATAGTGTAATTAAAGGATGCGCTATGTCGTTTAACCATACATATGGTTGGAACATAGTCTTAATCTTTATTCTTTCGTAACTGTCAATCATCATTCTGATATATAATCTTTTGAACATTTATTCAGGTCTTGAACTCTTCTGATAAACCAAAACTGAAGGCCGGGCACTCACAGATTCAAAGTTCTCACCTTGCCAACCATCCACACACCCCTCGATCCGTAGCCGTGAAGCCTGAAGTTTCAAAAACATCTACAGCCGGAAACTTTCTTGTTCTTAAGCCCTCACGAGAAAAGAACGGTATCTCACCGACAGCAAAGGAGAGTTTGAGCCCGACAGCCAGTAGTAAATTACCAAATAGCCCTCTTGCTGTACCCTCAGTTGTGGGACCCGCTCTTGCACCTACTTTGGAGAAAAAACCCTCGTTACAAGCTCAAAGCCGAAGCAACTTTTTTAATCTTATGAGGAAGAAATCTATGACCAGCAACTCTGAAACTGGTTCTTCTGGCTCATCCAGTGACAAGCCTGGTGAACCCGCGGCTCATGTTCCTCAGGGTGGGTCTGGTGAACCGTTGGTGAATGTTTCTAGTGAGACTAAGGTTGAGTTGACACGCAATGGTGATGCTTGTGCTGCAAGTTTGATATCTTCAACTAATAATGGGAAGAATTGTGCGGGCCTTGATGCGATACTTTGCTCCGAGGAGGAAGAAGCTAGGTTTTTACGGTCGCTGGGTTGGGAGGAAACTGCTGAGGAGGAGGAGGGTCTCACTGAAGAAGAGATCAGTGCTTTTTACCAAAACGTAAGTATCTTAAAGTACTTCATGCTTTTGTTATTTGGCTTATATTGCTAGGTCAAGGACTCAAGTGGGAAAAAATTAAAGACTAGTGTAATTAGAAAATATTTGATTTTCGTCCACAAAATGTTCTTTCAGTGCATGGAACGTTATCAGTCACTATCTAAATATATGGAAATTAAGTGATATATaatgtgatacttttgaatcactcTATTTCTATTTATGTATAAAGGAAGTAGATTGTTAAATATATAGTGTTTATGTCAAAAAAAACCAATCAGTAAGAGAATTTACCTTATTTGACATGTCACCAACGATAAATGAATGTGCCATGGACTCGAAACCTTATATTTAAGAATATTTTTCATCATTTTCAATCTAATTAAGACACTGTTCCAAAATATTAGTTTTGTACTACTTAAAAGTACAATTTGTGTGtgcatatattaatatttttatggtTTGTGCAAGCGTTGAGTTCACATGGAAGTTTTCATTTGGTTCTTTTTTCTGCAGTACATGAGTTTAAAGCCGGATTCAAAAATTTATAAGGGGACAGAAGAGCTGAAAGCATCGTTGCCAATGGGGGAGATTTCTTCTTCCAATTCTAAGGTGGACTCTTGAGACTTGCTGGAGGACGTTTTGGTCAACACGGGCATCAGTCAATATTTGAAATCCTTGTAGTTAAGGAATAAGTACATAACATATGGTTACCGAAGGCTTGAAGTTTGCTTTTATTGGTCGACTTTTAAGGGGTTTTGAGGCTAGGGTTTAGGCATTATCAGTGGAATTGTTTCTGGTTGTGCAAAGAAATATGGGTTTTGCTGGTCAAGTTTTGGTCTTATTTTACTTTTTCCCGGAGAGGGGTTCATCTCAATTTAACAGAAATAGCTTATGATGATGGTTTACTAGTCACTTTCTTGAAAGAGAATCAAGATTTTTAGTTTTTACAAGCTTTTCATTGGTTTATTTTTGCATCATATTGTTTATTCGTATTTGATACTTGTTGATTTTTTTCCCTTCCTTTTTTGGGTTTACTGAAAATGATTGCTTCATCAACATATGTGATCTCTGGGAACAAAAGTTTTAGTTTCAGGACGTTGCCCTTTAGGTTATCGAACGTGTGATCGGTCCGTGTTTCCACCCGATGCTTATTTCAGGTTCAAGTTTCTTCATACAAAGCGTTTCTTAAGATAATAATAGATAACAATGGATAAAGACTAGATTAGTTATAATCTGTGACAATGACACCA includes these proteins:
- the LOC139852577 gene encoding uncharacterized protein, yielding MEKTEPTFVPQWLKSSGGLSTTSSSSSSSSSHSDEQGVLKSPRNKSLDSNLGWPSGSDRTTSSYLRRPSSSNGSANLRSYSSFNKNNHRDRDIRELRNKDKSGNWHRDYTDPLDNILPSRFEKDGLRRSHSSLSGKRGESSWPRKVASDFTLANKSSHNNGSTSSVKTSFERDFPSLEKHADSDIGPVPSPGLSSAIQSLPIGSSGVIGGDGWTSALAEVPVIVGSNGNSTSVAQPPQPSSVSATVGVTGGRNMAETLAHGPPRTQAAPQVAVGAQRLEELAVKQSRQLIPMTPPMPKALVLNSSDKPKLKAGHSQIQSSHLANHPHTPRSVAVKPEVSKTSTAGNFLVLKPSREKNGISPTAKESLSPTASSKLPNSPLAVPSVVGPALAPTLEKKPSLQAQSRSNFFNLMRKKSMTSNSETGSSGSSSDKPGEPAAHVPQGGSGEPLVNVSSETKVELTRNGDACAASLISSTNNGKNCAGLDAILCSEEEEARFLRSLGWEETAEEEEGLTEEEISAFYQNYMSLKPDSKIYKGTEELKASLPMGEISSSNSKVDS